A stretch of the Ornithodoros turicata isolate Travis chromosome 4, ASM3712646v1, whole genome shotgun sequence genome encodes the following:
- the LOC135390673 gene encoding uncharacterized protein LOC135390673, whose product MADNTVCLSCGSDSAVVNLFGATVTSWKVDGKEALFLSEKARFDGETPIRGGIPIVFPHFGPWESGPLHGFAQMLQWTVREAPHESDNGGTTTALGLMHSPTTRDMWDYRFEALYRVTLKKSELVLDLEVTNQDDAPFDFTTLLHTYFLLSNVRDCLISGCKGCSYIDKVRNSTDCQELREFVSVSGPIDNVYKKTDMSHTLKNAAGGRTILVTKQNLPDTVVWNPWAEGIKLFEDLDHEDYNRYICVEAGYVAEPVRLSPNSAFKASCSLKVTS is encoded by the exons ATGGCTGATAATACAGTATGTCTCAGTTGTGGATCTGATTCTGCAGTCGTCAACTTGTTCG GCGCAACGGTGACGTCATGGAAAGTGGATGGAAAGGAAGCGTTATTTTTAAG CGAGAAAGCGCGCTTCGACGGAGAGACTCCTATTCGTGGTGGAATACCCATCGTATTTC CACACTTTGGACCTTGGGAAAGTGGACCTCTTCACGGCTTCGCACAGATGCTTCAGTGGACCGTCAGAGAAGCCCCGCATGAG TCTGACAACGGTGGTACGACAACAGCGCTAGGCCTAATGCACAGTCCAACTACGCGTGATATGTGGGATTACAG GTTCGAAGCTCTCTACAGGGTTACCTTGAAGAAAAGCGAACTGGTGTTGGACCTTGAGGTTACAAATCAAG ACGATGCACCATTCGATTTCACGACGTTGTTGCACACATATTTTTTGCTGTCCAATGTGCGGGATTGCTTGATTTCTGGCTGTAAAGGATGTTCGTACATTGATAAG GTTCGTAACTCTACAGACTGCCAAGAGCTAAGAGAGTTTGTTTCTGTGTCTGGCCCCATCGATAA CGTCTACAAGAAGACGGATATGAGCCACACGTTGAAGAACGCCGCAGGAGGTCGCACCATTCTGGTCACGAAACAGAACCTTCCAGACACCG TGGTCTGGAACCCATGGGCCGAGGGCATAAAACTCTTCGAAGATCTGGACCATGAGGACTACAACAGATACATCTGCGTAGAAGCAGGATATGTAGCAGAACCTGTACGCCTTTCGCCCAACAGTGCTTTCAAGGCATCTTGTTCTCTAAAGGTCACCTCTTGA
- the LOC135392621 gene encoding progestin and adipoQ receptor family member 3-like: MMKDLQKLDLFCLLGNEVVQKIWEEISDYLPPPLKAPKGCNDAPAVKSTAALEFPSNQEKREELSSYEDAPPFLQQNPFIRNGYRCNLEIHQCFKSVFKWNNETLNIWTHLGGFLIILGLLIHDVTFRLADVNARPADWFYCIALCVTYMTTLILSVCYHTFNCHSEHSYCCLLKWDVLGVALSLCMTFISGVHYAFGCRPDLEAIYNGIEAAMVIVVLVLNFVPPFAGQRYEPLRLFVLSCLVIFGIAPTAHWMTLNGGFSAPIVTLLLPRIAAMFGFMGVAFLVYKFRFPECFFPGKVDLVGSSHQIWHIVVFLSLVWWHETSFAYFAFMKDKACAIPVVPSLSSEDVILELLS, translated from the coding sequence ATGATGAAAGACCTGCAGAAGTTGGACCTTTTCTGTCTTCTGGGCAATGAAGTGGTGCAGAAGATCTGGGAGGAGATATCGGACTACCTTCCCCCACCGCTCAAAGCTCCCAAAGGATGCAACGATGCACCTGCCGTCAAGTCAACGGCTGCCCTAGAATTCCCTTCGAACCAAGAGAAACGCGAGGAGCTCAGTTCTTACGAGGATGCGCCCCCGTTTCTTCAGCAGAACCCGTTCATCCGCAACGGATACCGCTGCAACCTGGAGATCCACCAGTGCTTCAAGAGCGTCTTCAAGTGGAACAACGAGACGCTCAATATCTGGACCCACCTTGGCGGGTTCTTGATCATCCTCGGCCTTCTGATCCACGATGTCACGTTCAGGCTCGCAGACGTCAACGCGAGACCCGCGGATTGGTTCTACTGCATCGCACTGTGCGTCACCTACATGACTACTCTTATCCTGTCCGTCTGCTATCATACCTTCAACTGCCACTCGGAGCATTCCTACTGTTGTCTTCTCAAATGGGACGTCCTCGGTGTTGCACTCAGCCTGTGCATGACGTTCATCTCCGGAGTTCACTACGCCTTTGGGTGCAGACCTGACCTAGAAGCCATCTACAACGGCATCGAAGCCGCCATGGTCATCGTTGTGCTGGTTCTAAACTTCGTCCCTCCTTTCGCTGGGCAACGCTACGAACCACTGCGTCTGTTTGTTCTCAGCTGCCTGGTCATCTTCGGCATCGCGCCCACGGCGCATTGGATGACGCTGAACGGAGGATTCTCGGCACCGATCGTGACCCTGCTGTTGCCCAGGATCGCAGCCATGTTTGGGTTCATGGGTGTTGCCTTCCTCGTGTACAAGTTCAGGTTCCCCGAGTGCTTCTTCCCGGGAAAGGTGGACCTGGTTGGATCCAGCCATCAGATCTGGCACATCGTGGTGTTCCTGTCCCTGGTCTGGTGGCACGAGACCTCCTTCGCTTACTTCGCGTTCATGAAGGACAAGGCTTGTGCCATCCCGGTTGTGCCTAGTCTCTCCAGCGAGGACGTCATCCTCGAGCTCCTCTCCTAA